The following coding sequences lie in one Fundidesulfovibrio magnetotacticus genomic window:
- the rpmF gene encoding 50S ribosomal protein L32, protein MAVPKKKVSKSRKGMRRSHDALTPPNVILCSCGEPTLPHRVCPSCGTYKGRQVLKRDEPQS, encoded by the coding sequence ATGGCCGTCCCCAAGAAGAAAGTCTCCAAGTCCCGCAAGGGCATGCGCCGCTCCCACGACGCCCTGACCCCGCCCAACGTCATCCTGTGCTCCTGCGGGGAGCCCACCCTGCCCCACCGCGTGTGCCCCAGCTGCGGCACCTACAAGGGCCGCCAGGTGCTCAAGCGGGATGAACCCCAGTCCTAG
- a CDS encoding TOBE domain-containing protein — MLPRDPAPADASDRLPPGKVFSIPEDVKWLDPLQLEALTGAFRAWHAGAATPGARRARSRVWAAYLLLRYTGARLGEVLAVDDLEDLDLERGMVSLGRQGEAPGRRVELPADAAAELRACLEHPDCRPLRGRMLQLDQGFVRKKFYERGREAGLPRELANASALRKSRAIELLRSDVPLAVVQALLGHSTASLTAACQDFSDDDVRRILSRFVRREATRRTSARNAFHGRVARVARGDIQSLVELETLGGFALRALITNDSLEVLELSRDKMATARVKAPWVSVFPGANRPRAGASNAFPGRVERVTLGELAAEVILELPGGTRLCAVVEREEARELREGMPAWGVFPSGAVILDLD, encoded by the coding sequence ATGCTCCCACGCGATCCGGCCCCCGCCGACGCCTCCGACCGGCTCCCGCCGGGCAAGGTGTTCTCCATCCCCGAGGACGTCAAGTGGCTGGACCCGCTCCAATTGGAGGCGCTCACCGGGGCCTTCCGGGCATGGCACGCCGGGGCCGCGACCCCGGGGGCGCGCCGGGCGCGCAGCCGGGTGTGGGCCGCCTATCTGCTTTTGCGCTACACGGGCGCGCGCCTGGGCGAGGTGCTGGCCGTGGACGACCTGGAGGACCTTGACCTGGAACGAGGCATGGTGAGCCTGGGGCGGCAAGGAGAGGCCCCCGGACGCCGGGTGGAGCTGCCCGCCGACGCGGCGGCCGAGTTGCGCGCCTGCCTGGAGCACCCCGACTGCCGCCCCCTGCGCGGCAGGATGCTCCAACTGGACCAGGGCTTCGTGCGCAAGAAGTTCTACGAGCGCGGCCGGGAGGCCGGGCTCCCCAGGGAGCTGGCCAACGCCAGCGCGCTGCGCAAGTCCCGGGCCATCGAGCTGTTGCGCAGCGACGTGCCCCTCGCGGTGGTGCAGGCCCTGCTGGGGCACTCCACGGCCAGCCTCACGGCCGCCTGCCAGGACTTCTCCGACGACGACGTGCGCCGCATCCTCTCGCGCTTCGTGCGCCGCGAGGCCACGCGCCGCACCAGCGCGCGCAACGCCTTCCACGGCCGGGTGGCGCGCGTGGCGCGCGGCGACATCCAGTCACTGGTGGAGCTGGAGACGCTGGGCGGGTTCGCCCTGCGCGCGCTCATCACCAACGACAGCCTCGAGGTGCTGGAACTCTCCCGCGACAAGATGGCCACGGCCCGGGTGAAGGCCCCGTGGGTGTCGGTGTTTCCCGGGGCCAACAGGCCGCGCGCGGGCGCGTCCAACGCCTTCCCGGGGCGGGTGGAGCGCGTCACCCTGGGCGAACTGGCCGCCGAGGTGATCCTGGAGCTGCCGGGCGGCACGCGCCTGTGCGCCGTGGTGGAGCGCGAAGAGGCCCGCGAACTGAGAGAGGGCATGCCCGCCTGGGGAGTCTTCCCCTCGGGCGCGGTGATCCTGGACCTGGACTGA
- the rpmB gene encoding 50S ribosomal protein L28 has product MSKVCENCGKKPQVGNNVSHANNKSKRRFVPNLRQVRAQKASGEVCTMTVCTRCLRSGAVVKPVARAKAE; this is encoded by the coding sequence ATGTCCAAGGTCTGCGAAAACTGCGGGAAAAAGCCCCAGGTCGGCAACAACGTCTCCCACGCCAACAACAAGAGCAAGCGCCGCTTCGTGCCCAACCTGCGCCAGGTGCGCGCCCAGAAGGCCTCCGGCGAAGTCTGCACCATGACGGTGTGCACCCGCTGCCTGCGCTCCGGCGCGGTGGTCAAGCCCGTCGCGCGCGCCAAGGCCGAGTAG
- a CDS encoding YceD family protein — MAGLWLDITDIPAEGREFTVDDPELWAVGLREFHMDFSAVAPLSATFRVTPVERGVHVTGRLTGRMETPCDRCTAPTPVEVDQPFELFEEEPLSGEEQVEPGLLRRTGRTVELDAAGMLWEEFVLTLPVKPLCSEGCKGLCPSCGKDLNAGPCPCGGTDLDPRMAALRGLTIAKKDQK, encoded by the coding sequence ATGGCCGGACTGTGGCTGGACATCACCGACATCCCGGCCGAGGGCCGCGAATTCACCGTGGACGACCCGGAACTCTGGGCCGTCGGCCTGCGTGAATTCCACATGGATTTCAGCGCAGTGGCCCCCCTGTCGGCCACGTTCCGCGTAACCCCCGTGGAACGCGGCGTCCACGTGACCGGCAGGCTGACCGGACGCATGGAAACCCCCTGCGACCGCTGCACCGCCCCGACCCCCGTGGAAGTGGACCAGCCCTTCGAGCTCTTCGAGGAAGAACCCCTCTCCGGAGAGGAGCAGGTGGAGCCCGGGCTCTTGCGCCGCACCGGGCGCACCGTGGAGCTTGACGCGGCCGGAATGCTCTGGGAAGAATTCGTGCTGACGCTGCCCGTGAAGCCGCTGTGCTCCGAGGGCTGCAAAGGCCTGTGTCCCTCCTGCGGGAAGGACCTCAACGCCGGCCCCTGCCCCTGCGGCGGGACCGACCTGGACCCGCGCATGGCCGCCCTGCGCGGGCTGACCATCGCCAAGAAAGACCAAAAATAG
- a CDS encoding sulfite exporter TauE/SafE family protein, with the protein MYFPAAGIEVNPLVPPLVALVISFVTSMGGVSGAFLLLPFQMSVLGYVNPSVSSTNQLYNIVAIPSGVWRFVREGRMVWPLTWVVVLGTLPGVLIGAVVRVTWLPDPGSFKAFAAFVLLYVGGRMAWDLWKRKAPAKPAPTAQDPKAKADCQGPKGAGLVHVTAFTLSRLAYEFQGESYCVKTTGIFGLSFLVGIVGGIYGIGGGAIIAPFFVAFYGLPVHTVAGAALMGTFVTSVAGVAFYQAIAPFYPNLSVAPDYTLGVLFGLGGMCGMYLGARCQKHVPAKLIKGMLAVLIVLLALRYLKEALF; encoded by the coding sequence ATGTACTTCCCGGCAGCAGGCATCGAGGTCAATCCGCTGGTCCCCCCCCTTGTGGCTCTGGTCATCTCGTTCGTCACGTCCATGGGGGGCGTTTCGGGGGCGTTTCTGCTCCTGCCGTTCCAGATGAGCGTGCTGGGGTACGTGAACCCCTCGGTGAGCTCCACCAACCAGCTCTACAACATCGTGGCCATCCCCAGCGGGGTGTGGCGCTTCGTGCGCGAGGGGCGCATGGTCTGGCCGCTCACGTGGGTGGTGGTGCTGGGCACGCTGCCGGGGGTGCTCATCGGGGCGGTGGTGCGCGTGACGTGGCTGCCGGACCCCGGAAGCTTCAAGGCCTTCGCGGCCTTCGTGCTGCTCTACGTGGGCGGGCGCATGGCCTGGGACCTCTGGAAGCGCAAGGCCCCGGCAAAGCCCGCCCCCACCGCGCAGGACCCCAAGGCCAAGGCGGACTGCCAAGGCCCCAAGGGCGCGGGGCTCGTGCACGTCACAGCGTTCACGCTATCGCGCCTGGCCTACGAGTTCCAGGGCGAGAGCTACTGCGTGAAGACCACGGGCATCTTCGGGCTGAGCTTCCTGGTGGGCATCGTGGGGGGCATCTACGGCATCGGCGGCGGGGCGATCATCGCGCCGTTCTTCGTGGCCTTCTACGGGCTGCCGGTGCACACGGTGGCCGGCGCGGCGCTCATGGGCACCTTCGTGACCTCCGTGGCCGGGGTGGCCTTCTACCAGGCCATCGCGCCCTTCTACCCCAATCTCTCGGTGGCCCCGGACTACACCCTGGGGGTGCTCTTCGGGCTGGGCGGCATGTGCGGCATGTACCTGGGCGCGCGCTGCCAGAAACACGTGCCCGCCAAGCTCATCAAGGGCATGCTGGCGGTGCTCATCGTGCTCCTGGCGCTACGCTACCTGAAGGAAGCCCTGTTCTAG